One stretch of Arachis hypogaea cultivar Tifrunner chromosome 20, arahy.Tifrunner.gnm2.J5K5, whole genome shotgun sequence DNA includes these proteins:
- the LOC112782480 gene encoding galacturonosyltransferase 8, which produces MVNSPTKRNMCFVFSFRVLASAISLALCIFFTTHHHHHHNTIGSDGVSHGFESVRRSILALKTDPLKPRLDHIKKQAEDHRMLALMYASYARKLKLESSKVVRVFAELSRDFSDLVNKPQYTALFSSDGAIDESVLRQLENEVKERIKTARQVIGEAKESFDNQLKIQKLKDTIFSVNEQLTKAKKQGAFSSLIAAKSIPKSLHCISMRLMEERIAHPEKYSDEGKPTAPELEDPKLYHYAIFSDNVVAASVVVNSATKNAKEPWKHVFHVMTDKMNLGAMQVMFKLKNYNGAHIEVKAVEDYKFLNSSYVPVLRQLESANLQKFYFENKLENATKDTTNMKFRNPKYLSILNHLRFYLPEMYSKLHRILFLDDDIVVQKDLTGLWKIDMDGKVNGAVETCFGSFYRYAQYMNFSHPLIKAKFNPKACAWAYGMNFFDLDAWRREKCTEEYHYWQNLNENRTLWKLGTLPLGLITFYSTTKPLEKSWHVLGLGYNPSISMEEIKNAAVVHFNGNMKPWLDIAMNQFKPLWSKFVDYELEFVQACNFGL; this is translated from the exons ATGGTGAACTCTCCAACCAAACGAAACATGTGTTTCGTTTTCTCTTTCAGAGTCTTAGCCTCTGCTATTTCCCTTGCTCTCTGCATTTTCTTCACtactcaccaccaccaccaccacaacacAATC GGTTCTGATGGAGTTTCTCATGGATTTGAATCCGTACGGAGATCCATTCTAGCTCTGAAAACAGATCCACTGAAGCCTCGGTTGGACCACATCAAGAAGCAAGCCGAGGATCACCGCATGCTTGCATTGATGTATGCATCCTATGCAAGGAAGCTCAAGCTTGAGAGCTCCAAGGTTGTTAGAGTTTTCGCCGAACTCTCAAGGGACTTCTCGGATCTAGTGAACAAACCGCAATACACTGCCCTCTTCAGCTCTGATGGCGCAATTGATGAATCAGTGCTTCGCCAATTGGAAAACGAAGTGAAGGAGCGGATTAAGACTGCTCGCCAAGTAATTGGCGAAGCCAAAGAGTCATTTGATAATCAGCTCAAGATTCAGAAGTTGAAGGACACAATTTTCTCCGTGAATGAGCAGTTGACCAAGGCAAAGAAGCAAGGAGCCTTCTCCAGCTTGATTGCAGCTAAGTCAATCCCGAAGAGCTTGCACTGTATCTCAATGAGGTTGATGGAGGAGAGGATTGCACATCCAGAGAAGTATTCTGATGAGGGGAAGCCTACTGCTCCAGAACTCGAAGATCCTAAACTTTATCACTATGCCATATTCTCGGACAACGTCGTTGCAGCATCTGTGGTGGTCAATTCAGCCACAAAGAATGCAAAGGAACCGTGGAAGCATGTATTTCATGTTATGACCGATAAGATGAATCTTGGAGCGATGCAAGTGATGTTTAAGCTGAAGAATTACAATGGGGCGCATATCGAGGTTAAGGCAGTTGAAGACTACAAGTTCCTGAATTCATCATATGTGCCGGTGCTTCGACAGCTGGAGTCTGCTAACCTGCAGAAATTTTACTTTGAAAACAAGCTTGAGAATGCCACAAAGGACACAACAAATATGAAGTTCAGGAATCCGAAGTATTTGTCTATACTAAACCACTTGAGATTCTACTTGCCAGAGATGTATTCGAAGCTCCATAGGATTCTGTTTTTGGATGATGACATAGTGGTTCAGAAGGACCTTACCGGGTTATGGAAGATTGATATGGATGGCAAGGTGAATGGAGCTGTAGAAACATGTTTTGGGTCATTCTATAGATATGCACAGTACATGAATTTCTCACACCCATTGATTAAAGCGAAATTCAATCCGAAGGCTTGTGCATGGGCGTATGGAatgaatttctttgatttggaTGCTTGGAGAAGGGAAAAGTGCACAGAAGAGTACCATTATTGGCAGAATCTG AATGAGAACCGGACATTATGGAAACTAGGGACATTACCTCTGGGTCTTATCACATTCTACTCGACCACAAAGCCACTAGAGAAATCATGGCATGTTCTTGGGCTTGGTTATAACCCAAGCATCAGCATGGAAGAGATCAAGAATGCAGCAGTGGTGCACTTCAATGGTAACATGAAACCATGGCTTGACATTGCTATGAATCAGTTTAAGCCACTTTGGTCAAAGTTTGTTGATTATGAGTTAGAGTTTGTTCAAGCCTGCAATTTTGGTCTCTAA